The Streptomyces sp. NBC_00569 genomic sequence GCGGCGAGGCATTCCCATGCCTCGCCGGTGCCGTGGACGCTCAGGCAGGGAAGTTCATCAGGGCCACCGGCGCGGAGGTGGGTTTGGGCGATCCGCCCGCCGGTTCGACCGTGATGCCCATACCGGACGCCTTGGCGACGGGGCCGTCCAGGAGGACGGCCTGCGCCCGCGAGGCGGGGTCGAGCAGGCCGGCCGGACGCATCGTGTCGCCGTCGGCGAACCACAGCTGGTAGACCTTGCCGGACGGCGGCGTGGCCAGCCCGGCCGACACGAACGCCGCCTTGTCGCGGCTCTTGGAGACGACCACCGTGGCGCTCGCACCGCCGCCGAGGCGCGCGCTGCCGGCCTTGGCGTCGGGCGCCCCCAGGACTGCCGCGAGCTCCGCCGACCGCCGTTGCTCCGCGCCGGCCTCGGCCCGCGCGTCCCGTGCCTCCTCGTGCTGCCACACCGCGATGCCGCCGAACCCGGCGGCGGCCGCGAGGCACGCGGCGAGTGCCCAGCGCGACGCACGGCGGCCCCGCGCCGGGTTACCGCCGCCCCGCGAGGGCCGCTTCGGGAGCGGCGACTCCTGGCGGACATTGGGGATCCGTCCCATCACCCGGGCCTTGAGCTCGGGCGGCGGGGCCTCACTCACTGCGAGCCCCAACCGGCCTGCTGTCGCTGTCAGTTCGGCGACTTCCTGGGTGCAGGCCTCGCAGACCCCGAGGTGACGCTCGAACGCGGCCAGCTCGTCGTCGGACAGCGCGTGGAGCACGTAGGCACCCGTCAGCGTGTGGACATCGGCGTTCGTCATGCGTTCACCCCCAGGCAGTCGCGCAGACGGATCAGACCGTCCCGCAGTCGCGTCTTGACCGTGCCGAGAGGCAGCGCGAGCAGCTCGGCCACTTCCCGGTACGTGAGTCCGCGGTAGTAGGCCAGCGTCACGGACTGACGCTGGAGCTCCGTGAGGCCGCGCAGACAGCGGCGTACCTGTTCGCGTTCGAGGCGGTGCTCCACCTGCTCGGTCACCTCGTCGAACTCGGGGGTGCGCTCCAGCATGGCGGCCTGCCGCTCCCTGGCGGCGGAGGCCTCGACCGATCGGACCCTGTCGATGGCCCGCCGGTGGGCGAGCGTGAGTACCCAGTTCATGGCCGTACCGCGGTCCGGGCGGTAGCGGGCGGCGCTGCGCCACACCTCGATCAGGACCTCCTGGGCCACCTCCTCGGACTGCGCGTGGTCGCGCAGCACGCTGCGCACCACTCCGAAGACCGGCCCGGCCACCCGGTCGTACACGGCGGCGAAGGCCTCATGGCTGCCCTTTGCGGTCCGGCCCATGAGCGCCTGGAGATCGGGCTCCGGCGCGGGTGACGGCCCAAGGGGTGCGATTCGGTTCACGTGGCGATCTTCCGGGAGGGAACGGCGGGACACCGGTAATGCGTAGCAAGGGCGCCGACGGATTGGTGCTGATGCGGACGAGTTTTCCACGCGGTACGCGCTCCGCATCCATGTCCTGTGTCGCCGGTGCCGCGGCGAACATCTCGGCCAATCCGTCCCCGCCTCGGCTCCGGATTACCCATGAGTCCTCCGAGCGGGCAGTCGAGCGGAGGCGCGGAGCATGAGGAGTGGATCGTGACGCGTGCGGCACAGGGCATACGGACGGCGGTCGTGGGGAGCGGCGTGGCGGGTCTCACCGCCGCACACGTCCTTGCGCGTCGCCACGACGTGGTGATGTACGAGGCCGACGACAGGACCGGCGGTCACGCGCACACCCACGACGTGCCCTCGGCCGACGGCAGCCTGCACCGGGTCGACTCGGGGTTCATCGTCCACAACCGCCGCACCTACCCGAACCTGCTGCGGCTCTTCCGCGAACTCGGCGTCGCCACGCAGGAGTCGGAGATGAGCATGTCGGTACGGTGCGAAGGGTGCGGCCTGGAGTACGCCGGGGCCCTGGGGCCTTCGGGCCTGCTCGCCCAGCCGCGCAACGTGGCGCGCGGGCGCTATCTGCGCATGCTGGCCGAAGTGCCCGCCTTCCACCGGGCCGCTCGCCGACTGCTGGCCGAGAGCGGCGACGACGCCCTCACTCTCGGCGAGTTCCTGACCCGGGGCCGCTTCTCCGCGTACTTCGTCGCCCACTTCATGACGCCCCTCGTCGCCGCCGTCTGGTCCTGCGACGCCGCCACGGCCCGGCGCGCTCCGGCGCGTTACCTGTTCCGGTTCCTGGCGCACCACGGTCTGCTGTCGGTCACCGGCTCGCCGGTCTGGCGCACGGTGACCGGCGGCTCACGCAGCTACGTCGACCGCGTCGTGAAGCAGCTGGGCGCCGTCCACACCGCCACGCCCGTACGGTCCGTGCGCCGGCACCCCGACGGCGTCGAACTCACGACCGAGGACGGCCTGACGACGGCGTACGACTCCGTCGTCATCGCCACCCACCCCGACCAGGCCCTGCGCCTCCTCGCCGACCCCACTCCCGAGGAGAGCCGCGTCCTCGGCGCCTTCCGCTACTCGCGCAACAGCACCGTCCTCCACACCGACACCGGCGTCCTGCCCAAAGCGGCGAGGGCGCGCGCCGCCTGGAACTACCTCATGCCGACCTGCGACGTCGCGGCCGACCGGGTCCGCGTCAGCTACGACATGAACCGTCTGCAGCGCCTCACCGCACCCGAGACCTTCGTCGTCACCCTCGGTGGCGAGGGCCGCGTCGACCCAGGCCGGGTGCTGGCCCGCATGACGTACGAACATCCGGTCCTCACCCCGCAGTCGGTGGCCGCCCAGCAGCGTCTCCCCGCCCTCAGCGGGCCGCGCACCGCCTATGCGGGGGCCTATCACGGCTGGGGCTTCCACGAGGACGGCTGCCGCTCCGGCGCGGCGGCGGCCGCGGCGCTGGGGGTGGTCTGGTGATCCCCGCCCCCCGGTCCTCGTCCGCCCCGGCAGATGTTCTCCCGCCCGGCCCTGCGCCCGCGCTGTATCCGTGCCTGGTCACACACGTGCGCTCCGCACCCAGGCGCCACGTGGTGCGGCACCGCACCTACCTGTGGCTGATCGATGTGGACCGCCCTCCCCGTCTCCCCGCCCCGCTGCGTCCCCTGGCCCGCTTCGAGGCGCGGGACCACTTCGGCGGAACGGGGCCCACGATCCGGGCGGGCCTGGAGAAATTCCTGGCCGCGCACGGTGTCGCGCCCCCGACCGGGTCCGTCGTCATGCTCGCTCAGGCCCGCGTCCTGGGTCACGTCTTCAACCCGCTCAGCCTCTTCTGGTGCCACGACCGGGACGGCGAACTGCGCTGTGTGGTGGCCGAGGTCCACAACACGTACGGCGAACGGCACTGCTACCTGCTGAGCCCGGACGAGGCGCTCCGCGAAGGGTTCCACGAGGAATTCCGCGTGGACAAAGAGTTCTACGTCTCGCCGTTCTTCCCCGTCGACGGGCAGTACCGGATGCGTCTTCCCCTGCCCGGGGAGCGGCTCGATCTCGCCGTGCATCTGGAGCGGGCGGACGGGCGGCCGTTCACGGCGACCGTCCGGGGCCGCCGGCTCGAAGCCACCTCGGGAGCGCTGGTCCGCGCCGCGCTGCGGCACCCGTGGCCCACGCTCGCCGTCTCGACCGCCATCCGAGCGCAAGGCATCCGCCTGTATCTGAAGGGGCTGCCCTTGCAGCCCCGCCCCCGACACCGCGTACAGAAAGGCATGGATTGACTCCTCCCCCCTGTCAAACGAGGGGGATTCCTAGCTCACGTCGCCTGCCCCCCGGCGGGGGTGCAGGTCTTACACGATCAGCACTAGCCGGGTGGAAGACCAGCCCGGACCAGCATCACGCGGGCGGAGTTCTTGTCTCTCGGTGAGACGGCTCCGCATGCGGTGCAGGTATACGTTCGTTCGGAAAGAGGTAGTGCGTGCTTGGTTCTCGCTCCGCACTGCGCGAAGTCCGTCGTGGTGTGCGCGGGGTGTACCAGATGGACGGTCCGGCCGTGCTTCCTGGCCATCTCGACAAGCGCCGCCTTGGTGGCGCCGATCGCGGCATCTGCCGCCTTCCTGGCCATGGTCGACTTCGCGAGGAACTTCGGCTTGAAGTCCTCGATGGCCAAGGCGTCGTGGTCGCGGACGACCTTCTTGGCCCACTTGCGGCCGGTGTCCTGCCGCTGGGCCGCGACCTTGCGTTGCAGTTTCGCCCTCTGCCGCTTTGCCTCGCGGTATCCCTTCGATCCGGCCTGTCCCTTCGCAGGGCGGCGCCGGGCCATCATCCGCTGATAGCGGGCAAGTCTTTGCGCGGCTGTCCGCCCGTGCTGGGAGTGGGGAAGGTCGTGGTCGTCGGATGTGGTGGTCGCGGTCTCCTTGACGCCCCAGTCGATGCCGATCACGCGACCGGTTGCGGGCAGCTTCTCAGTCTGTGCGGGGACGTCGAAGGACGCCCACCAGTGCCCCACCGCATCGCGGTACACACGCACCGACGAGGGAGGCTTGGGCAGCTCGCGCGACCACACCGGCCGCACCACGATGTGGCCGGCCAGATGCAGACGGCCGTCCTTGAGGCGGAACCCTCGCTTGGTGTATTCGAGTGTGGGCAGCGCTTCACGCTACTTCTTGTACTTCGGCATCCCGGCCCGCTGCCGCATCGGCAACCGCGCCTTGATGTCCTTGAGGGCCTTCGCGCGCGACTTGCCGAAGTCGCGTATCAGCTGCTGCTGAGGAACGCAGGCACCATCGGCCAGCCACGGCGTGCGCGATCGGGCCTCGGTCAGCATCGCCGCGAGCTGGACCGGCCCACACGTCGTCTTCTCGCCGGTCGCCTGGTTGTGCGCGTGGACGGCCTTGGACTTGGCGACGCACTCATTCCACACCCAACGCGCCCGGTCCCACTCAGCTTCGAGCGCAGTGCGGGCCGACGCCGACAGACGCACGCGGTAGGTGTACCGGCAATGGCCGGCCGCCTGCGTGGTCGCTTCTGTCGTCACGCATCGGAACCTACCTGGGAGGACTGACAGTTGAGCCCCATTTGCTCTTTGTGGTGTCCCTCGCCAGCGGTTTCGGTGTATGCCGATCCGCCCCTGGCAGCGAATCTGCTTTCCCTGCCCGCTCACGCGGGAGCTTCATTTCCTCCCCCGGCTAAAGCCGGGCGTATCCACGAAGGAGAAACGATGAACTTCCCGGTGACCCACCGCGGCAACGCCGAGCGGCGGGCCGACAGCACGGCCGTGGACGCGGCCGTGGACGCGACCCGATGGCCGGACGTCGCGTCGCCGCCCCCGTCCTCGCGCGCGAGAACCGCCGTCTCCCAGGCCGTCGTGCGCGGCGCGCTTGACCGCCTCCCGATGCATGTGCGACTCGCGGACAGCAGTCGACTCGGCCGGGGCGGGCCCCTTTTGAGGATCCATGACCCGGAGGCCTTCTACCGCCGCATCGGAGTGAACGGCCTCGTCGGCTTCGGTGAGTCCTACATGGCCGGGGAGTGGGACGCCCCCGACCTCGTGGCCGCCCTGAGCGTGCTCGCCGGCCACGCCGCCGAACTGATCCCCCGCCCCCTTCAGCGGCTGCGCGGAGTCTGGGCACCACGGCAGCCGGCCGCCCAGCGCAACACCCCGGTCGGTGCCCGCGACAACATCAGCCGCCACTACGACCTGTCGAACGACCTGTTCGCCCTGTTCCTCGACGCATCGCTCAGCTACTCCTCCGCCGTCTTCCGCGGATTCCCCGCGACCTGGCGGCACCTCGAAGCGGCACAGCACGCCAAGATCGACCGCCTGCTCGACCTCGCCGAAGTCACCTCCGGCACCCGCCTGCTGGAGATCGGCACCGGCTGGGGCGAGCTGGCGATCAGGGCCGCCAGGCGTGGCGCCCGCGTCACCACGCTCACTCTCTCCGCCGAACAGCGTGACCTGGCGCGTGAGCGCATCCGCGCCGCGGGGGCGGCCGACCGGGTCTCCGTGGAGCTGTGCGACTACCGGGAGGCCCAGGGAACGTACGACGCCGTGGTGAGTGTCGAGATGGTCGAGGCGGTGGGCGTGGAGTTCTGGCCCGTCTACTTCAGGACGCTCGACGAACGGCTCGCGCCGGGCGGCCGCGCCGCCCTCCAGGCCATCACCATGCCGCACGACCGGATGCTCGCGAGCCGTGGCACGTTCACCTGGATCCACAAGTACATCTTCCCCGGCGGTCAGCTGCCCTCCGTGGAAGCGATCGAGGAGACGGTCCGCGACCGCACCGGCCTGCGCACCGCCCGCCGCGACGGCTTCGGCGCCCACTACGCCGAGACGTTGCGGCTGTGGCGCGAACGGTTCACCGAGCGCGCCGACGAGGTCGCAGAGCTCGGCTTCGACGACATGTTCCGCCGCATGTGGACCTTCTACCTCGCGTACTCCGAGGCGGGGTTCCGTGCGGGCTACCTGGACGTCCAGCAGTACCTGTTCACGAAGGACGGCCACCGCGGGGGTTCGGCGACCGTTCCCCGGCCGGGTGGTGGTGGACGGTGAACGGGTTCGAGTGGGCCGCCTTCGCCGGGAACCTCGCACCGGCCGCGGGCGCGGCGCTCTTCGTCATGGCGGTCACCTTCGCCGTCGCCCTGCGCACGGGTCTGCACCGGATCGTTGACGTGGCCTGGGGCGTCGGCTTCACGGCCGTCGCTCTCGTGTCCTACGTGATGTCGGCCGGCGACGGCGACCCGGGACGGCGCCTGCTGGTCAGCGTGCTCACGGGGGTGTGGGGCCTGCGGCTCGCGCTGCACATCGCACGGCGAGGCCGCGGCCACGGCGAGGACCCGCGTTACGAGGCACTGCTCGCCAGAGCCCGCGGCAACCGCGACCTGTACGCCCTGCGCGTCGTCTATCTGCTCCAAGGCGCCCTGGTCTGGCTGGTGTCGCTGCCGGTCCAGGCAGCGCAGTACGGCACACGGCCCCTGTCCGCCTTCGCGGTGGCCGGAGCCGCGCTCTGGGCGGTGGGACTCTTCTTCGAGGCGGTCGGTGACCATCAGCTCGCCCGCTTCAAGTCCGACCCGGCCCACCGGGGACGCGTCATGGACCGCGGTCTGTGGAGGCTCACACGGCACCCGAACTACTTCGGTGACTTCTGCGTGTGGTGGGGCGTCTTCCTCGTCGCCTGCGACGCGGGGGCTGCCGCGGCCGCCGTCGCCGTGGTCTCCCCGCTCACGATGAGCTTCCTGCTGCTCAGGGGCAGCGGAAAGCCGCTCCTGGAACGGCACATGGCCGAGCGCCCCGGATACGCCGCGTACGCCGCCCGCACGAGTGGATTCTTCCCTCGCCCGCCGAAACGGGGACCCTGACACGGACCCCGCGTCGAGAGGACTCAGTCCCGTCCGCGTGCCCGCCTGAACCGTTCGAGCCCTTCGGCGAGTTCGACGATCGGGTCCGGGTACGCGTACTTCTCGCGCTCGGTTCGGGGCTGCTTCCACGGCTCGTGCACGGCGGACCCGGCGAGACCCGCGAGTTCCGGGACCCAGCGGCGCACGTACGCGCCGTCCGGGTCGTAACGCTTCGCCTGCGTCACGGGGTTGAGGACACGGTTGGGGCGCGAGTCGGTGCCGGTCCCCGCCATCCACTGCCAATTGAGCTGGTTGTTCGCGATGTCGCCGTCGACGAGGAGGTCCAGGAAGTGACGGGCGCCGACGCGCCAGTCCACGTACAGCGTCTTCGTGAGGAAGCTCGCGGTCAGGAGGCGGCCACGGTTGTGCATCCAGCCCTCGTGGCTCAGTTGCCGCATGGCCGCGTCGATCACCGGACAGCCCGTGCGCCCCTCGCGCCACGCCTCGATGTCCCGGGCCGCCGCTCGTCCGGAGCGCCAACGGTCGTGGCGGGTGCGGTAGTCGTGCGCCGCGGCGGCCGGGCGCGCGGCGAGGACCTGGTGGTGGAAGTCGCGCCAGGCGAGCTGGCGTACGAACGCGTCGGCGCCGGGACCACCGGCTCCACGCGCGCGATGGATGATTTCGACCGGGGAGAGCGTGCCGAAGTGCAGGTGGGGCGACAGGCGTGACGTCGCGTCGCCGGGCAGGTCGTCGTGCCTGTCCCCGTAATCTGCGACGCCACGCCGTAGCCATGCGGTCAGCTGTTTGCGGCCCGTCCTCTCCCCGCCCGTCGCGAGGCCCGGCGAGGTCCCGGAGACCCGCGCGCGTGACGGCGTCCCCTCCGTGGCCACGCCGTCCGGGACCCGGATCGATCGCGGCGCCGCGAGGACGTCGCGCAGACGCTGCTCCGACCAGCGCCGGAAGTACGGGGTGAACACGGCGAAGTGGTCCGACGACGCCGGAGTGACGGCGCCCGGCGCCACCGCGGTCACGACCGCGTCGTGGACGATCAGCCTCCGCCCCTGCGCCTCCAGGGCGTTCCTCAGCCGCTCCTCACGCCGCTGCGCGTACGCGCTGACGCCGCCCGCCATGTGTACCGCGTCCGCGCCGGTCTCGGCCGCGACGCCGGCCACGGCATCGGCCACGTCCCCCGACCGCACCACGAGGCGCCCGCCGCACGCGCGCAGCGCCGCGTCGAGGTCACCCAGGCAGTCCGCGAGGAACGCTTCCCGGTTGGGCGCCACATACCCGGCGGACGCGATCCCCGTGTCCCGTACGAACAGCGGCACCACCTCACTCGACGTGCGGAGCGCCGCCCGTAGAGGCGGGTGGTCGTGCACGCGGAGGTCGGACGTGAACAGCACGATCGAGACGCTCACGCAGCGGCCCCAGGACGGGCCGGGCCGGGATCACCGGCGGCTGTGCACTTCGCTGCCGCCCGGGCGGTGTGACGAACCATGGCCCTGGACTCTACGACGTGGAACGGCGGAACTCTTCGACGTGGACAGTGCCGCCGCGCGCCCCCTCTTGCGATCAACAATCGTCACCCTGAGCAATCAGTGCAGGTGAGGACTCGCTCGATGCCCACGTCACGCTCCGAGGGTGCAGAGTAGATGACGTGGGCCTACAGAGGCGCATGGGAGGTCTGTGGCAGCGGTGGCAGCCGAGTCACGCGCTGGTGATGATTCCGCTCGCGCTCATCCTGGTGATCACGGTCATCGACATCCTGGTGCCGGCCGACGTGCATCTGGGGCCGCTGCTGGTCGTGGCGCCCGCGCTCACCGCGTCCTTCGCAGGACCGCGCCTGACGGCATTCGTCGGGGCCCTGGCGATCGGGGCCCAGGTGTTCATCGGCGTCCATTTCGGCGTTCTCAATACACGCAATGTGATGGTGCAGGTCTTCTCCCTCACCCTGCTCTCCGCTCTGATCGTGTTCATCTGCGGCGTGCGCGAGCGCCGGAGGCGGGAACTGGCCAGAGTGCGGTCCGTGGCCGAGGCCGCGCAGAAGGCCCTGCTGCGGCCGCTCCCCCACCGCATCGGCCCGTTGCGGATCGCCTCGCTGTACCTGGCGGCGGAGCACGAGGCCGAGATCGGCGGCGACCTCTACACGGCGACCGGCACCGGCGACGGCGTACGGATGATCATCGGTGACGTACGGGGACACGGGCTGTCGGCCGTCGGCGAGTCGGCGCTGCTGCTCGGTGCGTTCCGCGTGGTCGCCGACCAGCACGACACGCTGCCCGAGCTCGCCGGCGCCCTGGACCGGAGCGTGTCCCGCTACCTCGCCGATTTCGTCGAGGTGGCGGACGAGGTCGGCGAGCACTTCATCACCGCCCTGCTGCTGGAAATCCCCCGTGACGGGCACATGACCCGCATGACCTGCTGCGGACATCCCCCGCCATTACTGCTGCACGAGCATCACGTCCGCACCCTCACCAGTCCCCAGCCGGCCCCGCCTCTCGGCGTGGCCGGGCTTCAGGTCACACAGTTTCCCGTCGACGAGTTCGCCTTCGTCGCCGGTGACACCCTGATCCTCTACACGGACGGGGTCACCGAGGCCCGCGATGAGGGCGGGACCTTCTATCCGTTGGCGCAGCGGGTCGGGCAGTGGACCACGAGCAGCCCGGAAGCACTCCTGGATCACATCCGCCGGGACCTCCTCGCCCACTGCCGAGGACACCTCGGCGACGACGCCGCCATCATCGCCATCCAGCGCCGTCCGGCCCCTCGGCCCAGTGGCACCGACGGGTAGGCCCTAGCGTCGGCCGGTCCCCGGCGGTTCGGCGGGGCGCTGCGCGGAGAGGGCTTCCAGGGCCGGCAGGGCGTCGCGCAGGGAGTGCTGGTGGTCGGCGGTGAGCTGGTCGATCCGTTCGGCGAGACGGGTGGCTGCCTGGCGGCGTGTGGAGTCGAGCAGCGCCTGGCCCGTGTCGTTGAGGGCGATCAGGGTGGCCCGCTGGTCCTTCGGGTCCGCCTCGCGTTCGATCCACCCGA encodes the following:
- a CDS encoding cyclopropane-fatty-acyl-phospholipid synthase family protein; translation: MNFPVTHRGNAERRADSTAVDAAVDATRWPDVASPPPSSRARTAVSQAVVRGALDRLPMHVRLADSSRLGRGGPLLRIHDPEAFYRRIGVNGLVGFGESYMAGEWDAPDLVAALSVLAGHAAELIPRPLQRLRGVWAPRQPAAQRNTPVGARDNISRHYDLSNDLFALFLDASLSYSSAVFRGFPATWRHLEAAQHAKIDRLLDLAEVTSGTRLLEIGTGWGELAIRAARRGARVTTLTLSAEQRDLARERIRAAGAADRVSVELCDYREAQGTYDAVVSVEMVEAVGVEFWPVYFRTLDERLAPGGRAALQAITMPHDRMLASRGTFTWIHKYIFPGGQLPSVEAIEETVRDRTGLRTARRDGFGAHYAETLRLWRERFTERADEVAELGFDDMFRRMWTFYLAYSEAGFRAGYLDVQQYLFTKDGHRGGSATVPRPGGGGR
- a CDS encoding PP2C family protein-serine/threonine phosphatase, encoding MGGLWQRWQPSHALVMIPLALILVITVIDILVPADVHLGPLLVVAPALTASFAGPRLTAFVGALAIGAQVFIGVHFGVLNTRNVMVQVFSLTLLSALIVFICGVRERRRRELARVRSVAEAAQKALLRPLPHRIGPLRIASLYLAAEHEAEIGGDLYTATGTGDGVRMIIGDVRGHGLSAVGESALLLGAFRVVADQHDTLPELAGALDRSVSRYLADFVEVADEVGEHFITALLLEIPRDGHMTRMTCCGHPPPLLLHEHHVRTLTSPQPAPPLGVAGLQVTQFPVDEFAFVAGDTLILYTDGVTEARDEGGTFYPLAQRVGQWTTSSPEALLDHIRRDLLAHCRGHLGDDAAIIAIQRRPAPRPSGTDG
- a CDS encoding cryptochrome/photolyase family protein, which encodes MSVSIVLFTSDLRVHDHPPLRAALRTSSEVVPLFVRDTGIASAGYVAPNREAFLADCLGDLDAALRACGGRLVVRSGDVADAVAGVAAETGADAVHMAGGVSAYAQRREERLRNALEAQGRRLIVHDAVVTAVAPGAVTPASSDHFAVFTPYFRRWSEQRLRDVLAAPRSIRVPDGVATEGTPSRARVSGTSPGLATGGERTGRKQLTAWLRRGVADYGDRHDDLPGDATSRLSPHLHFGTLSPVEIIHRARGAGGPGADAFVRQLAWRDFHHQVLAARPAAAAHDYRTRHDRWRSGRAAARDIEAWREGRTGCPVIDAAMRQLSHEGWMHNRGRLLTASFLTKTLYVDWRVGARHFLDLLVDGDIANNQLNWQWMAGTGTDSRPNRVLNPVTQAKRYDPDGAYVRRWVPELAGLAGSAVHEPWKQPRTEREKYAYPDPIVELAEGLERFRRARGRD
- a CDS encoding DUF1295 domain-containing protein, yielding MNGFEWAAFAGNLAPAAGAALFVMAVTFAVALRTGLHRIVDVAWGVGFTAVALVSYVMSAGDGDPGRRLLVSVLTGVWGLRLALHIARRGRGHGEDPRYEALLARARGNRDLYALRVVYLLQGALVWLVSLPVQAAQYGTRPLSAFAVAGAALWAVGLFFEAVGDHQLARFKSDPAHRGRVMDRGLWRLTRHPNYFGDFCVWWGVFLVACDAGAAAAAVAVVSPLTMSFLLLRGSGKPLLERHMAERPGYAAYAARTSGFFPRPPKRGP
- a CDS encoding NAD(P)/FAD-dependent oxidoreductase, whose amino-acid sequence is MTRAAQGIRTAVVGSGVAGLTAAHVLARRHDVVMYEADDRTGGHAHTHDVPSADGSLHRVDSGFIVHNRRTYPNLLRLFRELGVATQESEMSMSVRCEGCGLEYAGALGPSGLLAQPRNVARGRYLRMLAEVPAFHRAARRLLAESGDDALTLGEFLTRGRFSAYFVAHFMTPLVAAVWSCDAATARRAPARYLFRFLAHHGLLSVTGSPVWRTVTGGSRSYVDRVVKQLGAVHTATPVRSVRRHPDGVELTTEDGLTTAYDSVVIATHPDQALRLLADPTPEESRVLGAFRYSRNSTVLHTDTGVLPKAARARAAWNYLMPTCDVAADRVRVSYDMNRLQRLTAPETFVVTLGGEGRVDPGRVLARMTYEHPVLTPQSVAAQQRLPALSGPRTAYAGAYHGWGFHEDGCRSGAAAAAALGVVW
- a CDS encoding anti-sigma factor; this translates as MTNADVHTLTGAYVLHALSDDELAAFERHLGVCEACTQEVAELTATAGRLGLAVSEAPPPELKARVMGRIPNVRQESPLPKRPSRGGGNPARGRRASRWALAACLAAAAGFGGIAVWQHEEARDARAEAGAEQRRSAELAAVLGAPDAKAGSARLGGGASATVVVSKSRDKAAFVSAGLATPPSGKVYQLWFADGDTMRPAGLLDPASRAQAVLLDGPVAKASGMGITVEPAGGSPKPTSAPVALMNFPA
- a CDS encoding sigma-70 family RNA polymerase sigma factor, with the translated sequence MNRIAPLGPSPAPEPDLQALMGRTAKGSHEAFAAVYDRVAGPVFGVVRSVLRDHAQSEEVAQEVLIEVWRSAARYRPDRGTAMNWVLTLAHRRAIDRVRSVEASAARERQAAMLERTPEFDEVTEQVEHRLEREQVRRCLRGLTELQRQSVTLAYYRGLTYREVAELLALPLGTVKTRLRDGLIRLRDCLGVNA
- a CDS encoding DUF1365 domain-containing protein; protein product: MRSAPRRHVVRHRTYLWLIDVDRPPRLPAPLRPLARFEARDHFGGTGPTIRAGLEKFLAAHGVAPPTGSVVMLAQARVLGHVFNPLSLFWCHDRDGELRCVVAEVHNTYGERHCYLLSPDEALREGFHEEFRVDKEFYVSPFFPVDGQYRMRLPLPGERLDLAVHLERADGRPFTATVRGRRLEATSGALVRAALRHPWPTLAVSTAIRAQGIRLYLKGLPLQPRPRHRVQKGMD